A genomic region of Chryseobacterium sp. KACC 21268 contains the following coding sequences:
- a CDS encoding amino acid permease — translation MLNQGGDGEHSALNKVLTVKDLTFFGIAAIIGGGTFSAIGNACFSGGPGVVILYIICAIACGFTAMCYAEFASRVPVSGSAYTYAYVSFGEIFAWIIGWALIMEYSIGNIYIAFSWSGYFTNLLETFHIHLPEWLTINYLSAKEAFTMNKGAEGLAAWKNAPVIGNLRIIFDLPAVIINVLITYLVYRGAKESRNFSNAMVYIKLAIIALVIVVGAFYVDIENWTPFMPNGFGGVMGGVSAVFFAYIGFDAVSTLAEESKNPQRDLPKGMIYSLVICTIVYIILALVLTGMVSYQLLGVSDPLAEIFALKGVKWMLFIVSIAAVVAMTSVMLVFQLGQPRIWMTMARDGLMPKKFAEIHPKFKTPGFATIVTGLVVGLPIFFTNENLVLDFTSIGTLFAFVLVCGGVLMLSPQSEAELAERATKGKFRIPYINSKFIFPALVIVSAGLIQYLFPTFFSDTFRFSEEHFATNISMVVFFILCIVMSVLAFVKNLSLIPLLGLVSCCYLLTGMAVSNWKWFGIWLVIGLVFYFLYGYKNSKLNKLKNN, via the coding sequence ATTCTAAACCAAGGCGGCGATGGCGAACATTCTGCACTTAATAAAGTTCTTACTGTTAAGGATTTGACATTCTTCGGGATTGCGGCGATTATTGGTGGCGGAACATTTAGTGCCATTGGAAATGCGTGTTTTTCCGGTGGTCCTGGCGTTGTCATTTTATATATCATTTGCGCCATTGCTTGTGGATTTACCGCAATGTGCTATGCAGAATTTGCATCGCGCGTTCCCGTTTCTGGAAGTGCCTACACTTATGCTTACGTTTCTTTCGGAGAAATTTTTGCGTGGATCATCGGTTGGGCATTGATCATGGAATATTCCATCGGAAATATTTATATCGCCTTTTCCTGGAGTGGTTATTTTACCAATTTGCTCGAAACTTTTCACATTCATCTTCCCGAATGGTTGACCATTAATTATCTGTCTGCCAAAGAAGCTTTTACAATGAACAAAGGCGCTGAAGGTCTTGCTGCCTGGAAAAATGCACCAGTGATTGGAAATCTAAGAATCATCTTCGATCTACCAGCCGTTATCATCAATGTTTTGATCACGTACTTGGTTTACAGAGGCGCAAAAGAATCAAGAAACTTCAGCAATGCAATGGTTTACATCAAATTAGCAATCATTGCATTGGTAATAGTTGTGGGAGCTTTTTATGTTGATATTGAAAACTGGACGCCATTTATGCCGAATGGTTTTGGTGGCGTGATGGGCGGCGTTTCTGCTGTTTTCTTTGCCTACATAGGTTTCGACGCCGTTTCAACTTTGGCTGAAGAAAGCAAAAATCCACAACGCGATCTGCCAAAAGGGATGATCTATTCTTTGGTCATTTGCACCATTGTCTATATCATTTTGGCTTTAGTTTTAACTGGAATGGTTTCTTACCAATTACTTGGAGTAAGTGATCCTTTGGCAGAAATATTTGCTTTAAAGGGAGTAAAATGGATGCTCTTCATTGTCTCAATTGCGGCTGTAGTGGCGATGACGAGTGTAATGCTAGTTTTCCAATTAGGACAACCTAGAATCTGGATGACGATGGCAAGAGATGGACTGATGCCTAAAAAATTCGCAGAGATCCACCCGAAATTCAAAACGCCTGGGTTTGCAACCATTGTAACCGGACTTGTGGTCGGACTTCCTATATTTTTCACAAATGAAAACTTGGTTTTAGATTTCACGAGTATTGGGACTTTGTTCGCTTTTGTTTTGGTCTGCGGCGGTGTTCTGATGCTTTCGCCACAGAGTGAAGCCGAATTGGCGGAACGTGCGACAAAAGGAAAATTCAGAATTCCTTATATCAATTCAAAATTCATTTTTCCTGCTTTGGTCATCGTTTCTGCAGGGTTGATCCAATATTTATTTCCTACATTTTTCTCGGATACCTTCAGATTTTCTGAGGAGCACTTTGCAACCAATATTTCGATGGTCGTGTTTTTCATCCTTTGTATTGTGATGTCCGTGCTTGCCTTCGTCAAAAATCTATCTTTGATTCCATTGCTAGGACTGGTCTCTTGCTGCTATCTTCTTACCGGAATGGCGGTTTCCAACTGGAAGTGGTTTGGCATTTGGCTTGTTATCGGATTGGTGTTTTATTTCCTGTATGGTTATAAAAACAGCAAGCTAAACAAACTTAAAAACAATTAG